The nucleotide sequence GGGTCCGGACGGCCCCGGTAGGCGTCCAGGCGAGCCCGATTCACCTCGAAGAAGCTCCGACCGCCCGCGAACCCGTCCAGCAGCTGGCGGGCGGCGGCCTCGTACCCCAGGACGAACAGCGCGGCGGCGAGCGCCTCCGCCGTGTTCAGCTCTCCGATCCGGCCGAAGTGCTGGGGATTGGTGGCCATGAGGAATGGGAGCCGTCGGTGGCCCGAGCGCTTGGAGCCCAGAGCCGGGGCCGCCAGATAGGCACCGCGCTCCCCGAGGACGTTCCAGGAACAGTCGACTCCTAGGACGCCCCCTCGGAGGGCCGTCGCTCGGTCGCGAAGGCTCAACGGGTCGGGGGCGAAGGGATCGAGGATGATCGGATGGGGTCGGAGGGCCCGTTGGGCCGGCGCCGGGAGGGCCAGGGCGTGCTGGAGGAGGCGACGCCCGGTGCAGGCGCGCGGGTGATCGTCCCCGACCACGAGCAGCCAGAGCGTGGGGATCCCGTTAGCGGACGGGTTGGGCGTACTCTCGGAAGATCGCATGCAACTCGCGGGTCATCGATAGCGCGTCCGCCTTCGGGCGCTGCCAGAGGTTCCGGCCGAAGATGATCCCCGTCGCCCCGGCGTCCATGGAATCGCGGACCTTGTGGAGGAGCTCGGCGTCCGAAACCTTCTCCCCACCCGAGACGAGGACCAACGCCCGTCCGGCGCTGTGGACGACCTTGCGGAAGGCGTCCTCGGCCGAGACGTTCAGCGTGTTGTACGGCGGGGGACTCGCCTTGTCCTTCTCGGATCGGACCGGGAAGTTCACCTTGACGATGTCCGCCCCGAGCTCGAGGGCCGTCCGAGCGGCGTAGTCGATCGCGTAGAGACTCTCCTTTCCACCCTTCTGGGCGACCGCGTCGCCCCGAGGGTAGGCCCAGACGATGATCGGCATGCCGAACCGGTCGGCGTCGGCCCGGACCTGGTGGAACTGAAGGAAGTCCCGGTCCTGGGCCGACGAGCCGACATAGACGGTGTAGCCCACCGCGTCCGCTCCGAGCCGAACAGCGTCCTCGACCGTCCCCGTCAGCGGGCTGAACGGCTCGGAATCGGGAGGAATGTTGGTCTTCCCGTTGAGCTTGAGGATCAGCGGGATGTCGCCGGCGTACTCGGCGAAGTGGCGCTGCGCGAGGCCGATATGCAGCGCGATGGCGCTGAACTTCCCCTCGGTCGCGAGCTGGAACTGGTACTCCGGGTCCTCGGCGGCCGGGTTCGAGAAGAAGTCGGCGGGACCGTGCTCGAGCCCTTGGTCGATGGGGAGGACCAGCATCGTCCCTCCGCCGGGGCCGTAGGTGTAGAGCATACGCT is from Thermoplasmata archaeon and encodes:
- a CDS encoding DUF367 domain-containing protein, with amino-acid sequence MRSSESTPNPSANGIPTLWLLVVGDDHPRACTGRRLLQHALALPAPAQRALRPHPIILDPFAPDPLSLRDRATALRGGVLGVDCSWNVLGERGAYLAAPALGSKRSGHRRLPFLMATNPQHFGRIGELNTAEALAAALFVLGYEAAARQLLDGFAGGRSFFEVNRARLDAYRGRPDPAEMRAAERAVFST
- a CDS encoding fructose-bisphosphate aldolase — encoded protein: MSSSQGRASDGARLVTGSGTRERTPRFPFSRLSLSPGKRARLKRMLYTYGPGGGTMLVLPIDQGLEHGPADFFSNPAAEDPEYQFQLATEGKFSAIALHIGLAQRHFAEYAGDIPLILKLNGKTNIPPDSEPFSPLTGTVEDAVRLGADAVGYTVYVGSSAQDRDFLQFHQVRADADRFGMPIIVWAYPRGDAVAQKGGKESLYAIDYAARTALELGADIVKVNFPVRSEKDKASPPPYNTLNVSAEDAFRKVVHSAGRALVLVSGGEKVSDAELLHKVRDSMDAGATGIIFGRNLWQRPKADALSMTRELHAIFREYAQPVR